cgtgcacacacacacacacacacacacacaaaaacagtctGGTTAAACTGGCAGTAAATCCACATTTCTGACGCCAATGGTACAGTCTCCTTTTATAAACATCTCATCAGTCTTGTAGTTATTAAATACATTAATCTTCATGCACAGAAACATCAGCGTAAGACATTATGCCTCGAGTTATTGTTTTCATTCTCTTCCGTTAATATAGGAAAAAAAACATGGCAATAACAAAAGATAGAATTGCCCATATACCGTATTGTGCAAATATAAAATGTGCTACATTTTCTAGTTAAATATGCTGTTTTATATTGTGTTAAGGCTGCCTCTTTATAAAACCCTTTAGCCAGTGGGCAAAAACGAAACAATTTAATTTGATCATAATTTATCCATCATTTAAGTCTGTAAATTACTATGATTTTTGGGTTTTGTTCTGTTGATAGGATGAAAATAAGATTGCAACAAGTGTTacataataaattaaaaataataataataataaaaacgagATGATAGATCATTTAAATATATAATTTTTGAATTTGATGATTGAATACACTCCATCTGGTATCTTGTAGAAATACATCTGTTGCAACACATTGTGTACCTCTATAAAGTCCTCATGTCAGCTGTATTGGCCCAGAGGCACTcctgattctgttgtgtgaagtGGATGACAGTCTACTATTCCTCTTGGACCGAACGCCAGTCCggcacaggttacttctccagctgaGTCTGGTACCCATTTATCAGCTGGTTAAACTGAGACAAGATAGATTAAATGTCTTATCCAAGCCCACAAACAGGTTGCATAGGGgggttcaaacccaggtctacatattggcaagccagctccttatccactaagATACAATTGATACAATtattaatttgccaaaaaaaaaaaaaaaaaaaccttggaaaaaaaatgaatgagcATAAAAGGTAAAGGAGGGAAGATGCATACCTCGCATACACACATAGTAAATAAAGTTTTTCAGACTATAGTGACATAATTTTGTAACATCTTTTTACACACACAGAGGATCACCTCAGTAGTCCCATTGGTTGTGGATGTATCTTGTACATCTTTTGGACAATCATGACATCATTTCATGAGGTCTTTCATGAGGCATGATAATGCTATCCATTTACATCTGATTGCAAAAATAGGTAGATcacctcaaaaaataaataaaataaaaataaaaaaattcagactttatttttgatGACTTTGCTCTTTGAACAGTTAAGAAACACCCAAGAAATATTCCTACCATCACTGTTGAAAATTTGCTTTTTGCACAGACACACGCGATACGCAAAATACTCAGTGCACCAGCGGTAGCACAAGgaaattatttcattttattgtaccaTATTCTGAAATAATGCACTGATTTAATGTGTGAGAATGTCAATGAAGAAAAATGTTGAGCACACTTGTGGAAGTGTAAGTACAGGAACAGATGTTCATTCCATTTCTTAGGCACATACAAAGTCGTATTGTAGGGATTATATGAAAATGAACCAACTCATCTCAAAGATACATGGATTAGTAGAAACGGTATTTACCCAATTATGATTTcatttctcctcctcttctttcctTAAAATTAACTAGCCTTTACATTACCTTTTTCTAAAGTTGTAATTGTGGGCATATACTTGTCAAAACAGTAGAGGTAAAAGCACAAAACCAAAGGTTTGGATAGATGTAAAACAATTATCACAATCAACTAGCAGTTGAATCACCAAGGAGACCATGAATTGTTGCCGCTAATCCTGTATTTGCAGGGAAGCGCAGGGAGCGTAAAAATAAAGAGAACAACATTATTCACTGTCTTtgtgttataaaatacatttctGTAGTTTTCACATGTAAATATAGAGAAGGGAAAAAAGCAAGAAAAGTGACAAATTAAAAAGTTTTATTCTTGGGTTTTCTTCAGTATAGTGTTACCTATGTCACTTGTATATTGTAAAGTTCTTGTATTGCTTTTATTGTTCATCTATCCATTGTCCAATTCTTGACTTCTTGCACTtgattttaatgtccacacctgcCACATTCCCTCTTCTAATCACTTTTACGAGCTGAGGTGTTCCACTTGAATGGTATTTTCTGACACAGTCAGACAGAGGTCTTTGTGCGATGTGACATTAGACACACTAACGGGTTTGTACTGGATGTCACTGGCAGACACGGTCTTATACTGCTGGAGGTCAAACGGACAGGCGATGGTTTCTGTTTCCAAGTAGCTACCCCGGCTCTGTCCTTGCTGGTCTCCACCAGCTCCTCCGGGTCGTGTCAGACCATCTTCTGCATGTCCTCTCCGTCTCTGAGCTTCAGCCTGGCCTTGGCTCTGATTCTGTTGGACCGTGACTGCTGGTGCAGTTAGCAGTTCTGGGTTGTGTTTCTCCATGTGTTTCACCAGATAAGTCTCCTGGGATGAGGGGAGGATAGGTAGAGGGGAAACAGTGGACATATGACTACACGGTCTAAAGTAGCTGCCAGGCGTCTGATGCCAGTGATGCGTTTCATACTGTTTCATGTAGAAATGGTCTTCAGAAATGGACATTTGTCTTACTGATGTGTAACTGCGGTTGCAGAGACTACACGAGTAGATCCTGGCATGTTGCACTGtgtgtttggacatgtgcacCTCTAGGCTTGCTGCATCTATGTAGCCTTTATTGCAGTGGGAGCACCTGTAGGGCTTGTTCTTGCTGTGCTGGCGGCGGTGAGACTggggaaaaaaatgttatcaaaaAATGCAACTATTTTCTTTCaagaccaaaaaaagaaaaaagaaaaaaaaaagccacccaCAAATTAtttacaatacaacaaaattattcAAGATTTGAAATTATTTGTTGCACACCTGTAAATTTGAGAGCTGTGTAAAAGCTTTCTCACAGTTAGGATGGGTACACCTGTAAGGCCGGTCGCCAGTGTGAATCCTACAAAACATAGACATGTTCATTTATGCACAGCACTCCTATCACTTTCACATCTATTTTTACAGCCTAAAGCTAATCTGACCTCAGAAAGACAGAGGTACATCAGGAACACGATCCCAGGAATTCATTTACCTCATGTGCTGCTGAAGGTGACTGAGCTGTCTGAAGCACTTGTCGCAGTAGGTGCAGGTGTAGGGTTTCACTCCAGTGTGGATGCGGATATGTTGGGCCAGGTAGCTAGAATTGGCAAACGACTTGATACAATGGGGACACTTGTGAGGTTTAGATTCTGTGTGGTTCCTAATGATGGCAGGTGTGAagggaaggaaggaaagaaaatAAGATTGTAAAAATAAAGGCATACTTTAAAAAACAACAGGATACTGCCATAATCTAAAAATGGATTCCAAAAAGAAATTAAGACTCTGACCACGAAAACATCTGGAAACTAAAACCTCCTGTATGTACAATTTACAGGCCGTGTCAGTTTTAGTTTGAATGCTTCAAATCTCATGTAAAAACAAATGTAATCTATCCTTAAGATTATTAAGGTAAAGGTatatacatttttattattttgcaaAAGTTGAATTTCAGACAAAACTGATgccacttcactttttttttcttttttttttttttacaaaaaatgatTCAATATAGAGCCACGTTCCTCCACAGCAAAATGTTTTCTACTATGCGTAATATTAAATTGAGAATGTGATGAAAAACAATGATAATGAAATACTatagcaaacaaaaacacaattagttACACTGGGATGTGGAACGGAAGCATGTTTGCCTATAAATCTTAATTTTGCATGTATTCATTAATGTGTTGTTTGCATGagttcatgtaaaaaaaaaaaaaaaaacttggccaGAAAGAACATGCAGGCAGGGTCACAGAACGCAGTCAAAATGTAATGCAGTGCACAGAGCATGCAGGCAAGAAGGCCCaatgcacagacacacatgaaaaataaaagtCAGACAATAGAATTCTACCAGTTATCAGAATTATGTGTGGTTTAAAGGTGCATTTCAGCTACTGCAACAAATATGAAGAACCTCATGCCTGAAAGTTCACATCTTGACAGAAATGGTCAGCAGTGTGCAAGCAAACCAGCAGCTAATGACAATGTAacatgcatttgcacatcactCCACTCAATGAGTACAAGACAGGAACATAGCCATAAGACACGGACAAGGCAGGGTTAACGAAATGGACTATGGAATGGAAATGTAACAGGGATCTGCAGTACCGTGTGTGCTGCTGTAAGTGACTGAGCTGCCTGAATGATTTCTGGCAGTAGGAGCAGGTGTATGGCTTGGCCCCGCTGTGGATGCGAATGTGCTGGGCCAGGTAGCTGGAGTTGGCGAATGACTTGGCGCAGTGGGGACACTTGTGAggtttggcctctgtgtgcgaCTTGGAGTGGATCTGCATGTGAGACTTACTGAAGAAGGTCGCCGCACACATCCGGCACCTACAGGTGGAGAAACAGAAATGGGAGCACAGGATGCAGACAAAGAAAATGGGGAAAGTGGAGTTATGTTGTTggaaggagaaaagaaa
The Thalassophryne amazonica chromosome 7, fThaAma1.1, whole genome shotgun sequence genome window above contains:
- the znf384b gene encoding zinc finger protein 384b isoform X5; amino-acid sequence: MMEESAFNSSDFWSPVPTVPGQIENAMFLNKVKEHQEKNASFSSSSASHYQTAVVTIPMSGAKSDNGHIGSVAHGHPQHSTQNVTVLPVHSTGIMTAAGLVITTPQGTLVSPTSSESFVSGHPATTMIVSALHSSSTDKKYGEEMSHVVVVPAPSKGGRKKKTAPPTVGPVDCHTLPVGNETVILAQLTPSGQVTSQHHARHPYELSNEQRDLGQKDGTKTYRNHTESKPHKCPHCIKSFANSSYLAQHIRIHTGVKPYTCTYCDKCFRQLSHLQQHMRIHTGDRPYRCTHPNCEKAFTQLSNLQSHRRQHSKNKPYRCSHCNKGYIDAASLEVHMSKHTVQHARIYSCSLCNRSYTSVRQMSISEDHFYMKQYETHHWHQTPGSYFRPCSHMSTVSPLPILPSSQETYLVKHMEKHNPELLTAPAVTVQQNQSQGQAEAQRRRGHAEDGLTRPGGAGGDQQGQSRGSYLETETIACPFDLQQYKTVSASDIQYKPVSVSNVTSHKDLCLTVSENTIQVEHLSS
- the znf384b gene encoding zinc finger protein 384b isoform X6, producing MMEESAFNSSDFWSPVPTVPGQIENAMFLNKVKEHQEKNASFSSSSASHYQTAVVTIPMSGAKSDNGHIGSVAHGHPQHSTQNVTVLPVHSTGIMTAAGLVITTPQGTLVSPTSSESFVSGHPATTMIVSALHSSSTDKKYGEEMSHVVVVPAPSKGGRKKKTAPPTVGPVDCHTLPVGNETVILAQLTPSGQVTTSQHHARHPYELSNEQRDLGQKDGTKTYRNHTESKPHKCPHCIKSFANSSYLAQHIRIHTGVKPYTCTYCDKCFRQLSHLQQHMRIHTGDRPYRCTHPNCEKAFTQLSNLQSHRRQHSKNKPYRCSHCNKGYIDAASLEVHMSKHTVQHARIYSCSLCNRSYTSETYLVKHMEKHNPELLTAPAVTVQQNQSQGQAEAQRRRGHAEDGLTRPGGAGGDQQGQSRGSYLETETIACPFDLQQYKTVSASDIQYKPVSVSNVTSHKDLCLTVSENTIQVEHLSS
- the znf384b gene encoding zinc finger protein 384b isoform X1, encoding MMEESAFNSSDFWSPVPTVPGQIENAMFLNKVKEHQEKNASFSSSSASHYQTAVVTIPMSGAKSDNGHIGSVAHGHPQHSTQNVTVLPVHSTGIMTAAGLVITTPQGTLVSPTSSESFVSGHPATTMIVSALHSSSTDKKYGEEMSHVVVVPAPSKGGRKKKTAPPTVGPVDCHTLPVGNETVILAQLTPSGQVTTSQHHARHPYELSNEQRDLGQKDGTKTYRCRMCAATFFSKSHMQIHSKSHTEAKPHKCPHCAKSFANSSYLAQHIRIHSGAKPYTCSYCQKSFRQLSHLQQHTRNHTESKPHKCPHCIKSFANSSYLAQHIRIHTGVKPYTCTYCDKCFRQLSHLQQHMRIHTGDRPYRCTHPNCEKAFTQLSNLQSHRRQHSKNKPYRCSHCNKGYIDAASLEVHMSKHTVQHARIYSCSLCNRSYTSVRQMSISEDHFYMKQYETHHWHQTPGSYFRPCSHMSTVSPLPILPSSQETYLVKHMEKHNPELLTAPAVTVQQNQSQGQAEAQRRRGHAEDGLTRPGGAGGDQQGQSRGSYLETETIACPFDLQQYKTVSASDIQYKPVSVSNVTSHKDLCLTVSENTIQVEHLSS
- the znf384b gene encoding zinc finger protein 384b isoform X3 gives rise to the protein MMEESAFNSSDFWSPVPTVPGQIENAMFLNKVKEHQEKNASFSSSSASHYQTAVVTIPMSGAKSDNGHIGSVAHGHPQHSTQNVTVLPVHSTGIMTAAGLVITTPQGTLVSPTSSESFVSGHPATTMIVSALHSSSTDKKYGEEMSHVVVVPAPSKGGRKKKTAPPTVGPVDCHTLPVGNETVILAQLTPSGQVTTSQHHARHPYELSNEQRDLGQKDGTKTYRCRMCAATFFSKSHMQIHSKSHTEAKPHKCPHCAKSFANSSYLAQHIRIHSGAKPYTCSYCQKSFRQLSHLQQHTRNHTESKPHKCPHCIKSFANSSYLAQHIRIHTGVKPYTCTYCDKCFRQLSHLQQHMRIHTGDRPYRCTHPNCEKAFTQLSNLQSHRRQHSKNKPYRCSHCNKGYIDAASLEVHMSKHTVQHARIYSCSLCNRSYTSETYLVKHMEKHNPELLTAPAVTVQQNQSQGQAEAQRRRGHAEDGLTRPGGAGGDQQGQSRGSYLETETIACPFDLQQYKTVSASDIQYKPVSVSNVTSHKDLCLTVSENTIQVEHLSS
- the znf384b gene encoding zinc finger protein 384b isoform X4 — translated: MMEESAFNSSDFWSPVPTVPGQIENAMFLNKVKEHQEKNASFSSSSASHYQTAVVTIPMSGAKSDNGHIGSVAHGHPQHSTQNVTVLPVHSTGIMTAAGLVITTPQGTLVSPTSSESFVSGHPATTMIVSALHSSSTDKKYGEEMSHVVVVPAPSKGGRKKKTAPPTVGPVDCHTLPVGNETVILAQLTPSGQVTTSQHHARHPYELSNEQRDLGQKDGTKTYRNHTESKPHKCPHCIKSFANSSYLAQHIRIHTGVKPYTCTYCDKCFRQLSHLQQHMRIHTGDRPYRCTHPNCEKAFTQLSNLQSHRRQHSKNKPYRCSHCNKGYIDAASLEVHMSKHTVQHARIYSCSLCNRSYTSVRQMSISEDHFYMKQYETHHWHQTPGSYFRPCSHMSTVSPLPILPSSQETYLVKHMEKHNPELLTAPAVTVQQNQSQGQAEAQRRRGHAEDGLTRPGGAGGDQQGQSRGSYLETETIACPFDLQQYKTVSASDIQYKPVSVSNVTSHKDLCLTVSENTIQVEHLSS
- the znf384b gene encoding zinc finger protein 384b isoform X2 — translated: MMEESAFNSSDFWSPVPTVPGQIENAMFLNKVKEHQEKNASFSSSSASHYQTAVVTIPMSGAKSDNGHIGSVAHGHPQHSTQNVTVLPVHSTGIMTAAGLVITTPQGTLVSPTSSESFVSGHPATTMIVSALHSSSTDKKYGEEMSHVVVVPAPSKGGRKKKTAPPTVGPVDCHTLPVGNETVILAQLTPSGQVTSQHHARHPYELSNEQRDLGQKDGTKTYRCRMCAATFFSKSHMQIHSKSHTEAKPHKCPHCAKSFANSSYLAQHIRIHSGAKPYTCSYCQKSFRQLSHLQQHTRNHTESKPHKCPHCIKSFANSSYLAQHIRIHTGVKPYTCTYCDKCFRQLSHLQQHMRIHTGDRPYRCTHPNCEKAFTQLSNLQSHRRQHSKNKPYRCSHCNKGYIDAASLEVHMSKHTVQHARIYSCSLCNRSYTSVRQMSISEDHFYMKQYETHHWHQTPGSYFRPCSHMSTVSPLPILPSSQETYLVKHMEKHNPELLTAPAVTVQQNQSQGQAEAQRRRGHAEDGLTRPGGAGGDQQGQSRGSYLETETIACPFDLQQYKTVSASDIQYKPVSVSNVTSHKDLCLTVSENTIQVEHLSS